Proteins encoded within one genomic window of Alosa alosa isolate M-15738 ecotype Scorff River chromosome 24, AALO_Geno_1.1, whole genome shotgun sequence:
- the si:ch73-335l21.1 gene encoding LOW QUALITY PROTEIN: insulin receptor substrate 1-B (The sequence of the model RefSeq protein was modified relative to this genomic sequence to represent the inferred CDS: inserted 5 bases in 3 codons; deleted 4 bases in 3 codons): MENQSVVDQQSYEDVRKSGYLRKQKSMHRRYFVLRAASPSGPARLEYYESEKKFRGKAPVPKKAVVLETCLNINKRADAKNKHMIVLYTRTESFAIAADNEVDQEDWYQAMVDMHCKSKIPLSECGSGDYGVPTPGPAFKEVWQVKVWPKGLGQAKNLVGIYRLCLTNKDGQSSPSSFGGPPDIVLQLMSVMSGCGXLENFFFVEVGRSAVTGPGEFWMQVEDSVVAQNMHETLLEAMKSLSEEFRQRSKSQSGPAAGGGATASNPISVPSRRHHPNPPPSQVGLTVTRPTLRAPTSVNSGSPRRYHSFPRTRTASDGAKSDDMGGGGPASPTPNGGSRSSTPILRSTSVRAPPSSKHPHGLMRSTSTPAAPSCPPNRMSPAGHHGSDFCPLSSSMSSSLGGGGSGSGSQGGAYSRVPSLQASLSGSLSDYGGSSDEYGSSPGEGSLLALHGLASLGGRDQDDEDANYILMSQQQRRTGSGQGNGNPGTSSAGPTHHYLYPGGNGTQQQQPPQGARRILRRSSSRECEADRRFLSKRASLPPMALERLAPPSSSSSSSSRRGVDGDVDQAEVEDDYAVMSCSAGRDSFVQQRRDGVVASSSSSQQPSGSLGGPAAYLDMSAELRGENGGSLGSAVSGEAVVVGGGGSARDNGYMSMLPGVTATPPSSVSNSLVVAVADPNSDGVRADVDDYMAMTPNSSVSPPQSIRPPPAAAIADGYMMMSPNGSCSPDQRGLSGGAWLGSGSADSRAGSDYMNMSPISARSISGSPPLPPLSEHHARSDPHGNQPPAPKMVYSYYSPARSTTSTAPAAFEEPDLGGKKTGAGPGTSSGVGSGSKVQDPHLGGPLSGRHLSLSSSSYSSSSASSESLGEGEDKTPHGAAGAAAGVRAATRAKNGALQQDNQQQQGQWRGSARLKQQQQQPGLGQRNRPVSLFVDVSKANTLPRVRESPLPPEPKXPGEYVSIEFKGEHSAAGAAGGRGFRPGFWISPTSSSSTTSASASSSSRPLPRPMSCLAGFLPVSPRGPTXPPSATSEYVNMDLGPSPSPSPSPLLLTPLGFPSFSTPTPPLPSATAPKARDELRSVSSSSSRSDEAGKEMRQQAPDSPTSCGDYTEMAFSLSTSTPTTSPKGPLPDRPESIPPGPGLVALGLPLDFPLGASKQGPNPDHGAKVIRADPQGRRRHCSETFLSTAVAAAAVPVSSSGSSSSSSSSSVSGGGGGGGLPEHAQAVARRLGFDSILWGSSVAASPDSPSQHGPSVLPIPQGSSAEQGLNYIDLDLANKESPHSGLEQAQTIPARLFSSVLGGGAVGVTSVGLGAGASNLNTYASIDFYKSEELRTHQSTGKDTDTERKQQDLAVD, from the exons gTAAGATCCCGCTGAGTGAGTGTGGCAGCGGAGACTACGGAGTGCCCACTCCGGGGCCGGCCTTCAAAGAGGTGTGGCAGGTGAAGGTGTGGCCCAAGGGCCTGGGCCAGGCCAAGAACCTGGTGGGCATCTACCGCCTGTGCCTGACAAACAAGGACGGTCAATCCTCGCCAAGCTCTTTCGGGGGCCCGCCCGACATCGTGCTGCAGCTCATGAGCGTCATGTCGGGCTGTGG CCTCGAGAACTTCTTCTtcgtggag GTGGGCCGCTCTGCGGTTACAGGCCCCGGTGAGTTCTGGATGCAGGTGGAGGACTCGGTGGTGGCCCAGAACATGCACGAGACCCTGCTGGAGGCCATGAAGTCCCTAAGCGAGGAGTTCCGCCAGCGCAGCAAGTCCCAGTCGGGGCCCGCTGCGGGTGGGGGTGCCACCGCCTCCAACCCCATCAGCGTGCCATCCAGACGCCACCACCCCAACCCGCCGCCCAGCCAGGTGGGGCTCACTGTAACCCGACCCACCTTGCGAGCCCCGACCTCGGTGAACAGCGGCAGCCCGAGGCG GTACCACAGCTTCCCGCGCACGCGCACGGCCAGCGACGGCGCCAAGAGCGACgacatgggtggtggtg GTCCAGCCAGCCCCACTCCCAATGGCGGCTCCCGCTCCTCCACGCCCATCCTCCGCTCCACGTCCGTCCGAGCGCCCCCTTCGTCCAAACACCCCCACGGCCTGATGCGTTCCACCTCCACCCCCGCCGCCCCCTCCTGTCCCCCCAACCGCATGTCCCCGGCCGGCCACCACGGCTCCGACTTCTGCCCGCT cagcagcagcatgagcAGCAGCCTTGGCGGCGGCGGTTCGGGTTCCGGTTCCCAGGGGGGCGCCTACAGCCGCGTGCCCAGCCTGCAGGCCTCTCTCTCGGGCTCGCTCAGCGACTACGGCGGCTCCTCGGACGAGTACGGCTCCAGCCCCGGCGAGGGCTCGCTGCTGGCGCTCCACGGCCTCGCCAGCCTCGGGGGCCGCGACCAGGACGACGAGGACGCCAACTACATCCTCATGAGCCAACAACAGAGGAGGACCGGAAGTGGACAGGGAAACGGAAACCCCGGCACGAGTTCCGCCGGCCCCACGCACCACTACCTGTACCCGGGCGGGAACGgcacgcagcagcagcagcctccgCAGGGGGCCCGGAGGATCCTGCGGCGGTCATCGAGCCGCGAGTGCGAGGCCGATCGGCGCTTCCTCAGCAAGAGGGCCTCGCTGCCGCCCATGGCCCTGGAGCGCCTGGCCCCGCCGTCGTCatcgtcctcctcctcgtccaggAGAGGCGTGGACGGGGACGTGGACCAGGCGGAGGTGGAGGACGACTACGCGGTGATGTCGTGCAGCGCCGGCCGAGACTCCTTTGTCCAGCAGAGGCGCGACGGCGTCGTcgcctcctcctcttcgtcccAGCAGCCATCTGGGAGCTTGGGTGGGCCGGCGGCCTACCTGGACATGAGCGCCGAACTCCGGGGGGAGAACGGCGGCTCGTTGGGGTCAGCGGTCAGCGGggaggcggtggtggtg ggtggtggcgggagCGCCAGGGACAACGGCTACATGTCCATGCTGCCGGGGGTGACCGCGACCCCGCCGTCGTCCGTCTCCAACTCTCTGGTGGTGGCCGTGGCCGACCCGAACTCTGACGGCGTCCGA GCCGACGTCGACGATTACATGGCCATGACGCCCAACAGCAGCGTGTCGCCACCGCAGAGCATCCGGCCTCCGCCGGCCGCGGCTATCGCCGACGGCTACATGATGATGTCTCCCAACGGTAGCTGCTCGCCGGACCAACGAGGGCTGAGCGGCGGCGCCTGGCTGGGCAGCGGCAGTGCCGACAGCCGCGCGGGCAGCGACTACATGAACATGTCGCCCATCAGCGCCCGCTCAATCAGCGGGAGCCCTCCACTTCCGCCGTTGTCCGAGCACCACGCCCGCTCCGACCCGCACGGCAAC cagccccctGCGCCCAAAATGGTCTACTCCTACTACTCCCCTGCGAGGTCCACCACAAGCACAGCGCCCGCGGCGTTTGAAGAGCCGGACCTGGGCGGAAAAAAAACTGGAGC GGGTCCAGGCACCAGCAGCGGAGTGGGCAGCGGGAGCAAAGTCCAGGACCCCCACTTGGGAGGTCCCCTCTCCGGCCGACAcctgtccctctcctcctcctcctactcgTCCAGCTCAGCAAGCAGCGAGAGCCTGGGGGAGGGCGAGGACAAGACCCCCCATGGGGCAGCAGGAGCCGCAGCAGGGGTCAGGGCTGCGACGAGGGCCAAGAATGGGGCTCTACAGCAGGAcaatcagcagcagcagggtcAGTGGAGGGGATCGGCCAgactgaagcagcagcagcagcagcctgggCTTGGGCAGCGCAACCGGCCGGTCAGCTTGTTCGTGGACGTGTCCAAAGCCAACACGCTGCCCCGCGTCCGCGAGAGCCCGCTGCCTCCGGAGCCCA AGCCCGGCGAGTACGTCAGCATCGAGTTTAAGGGAGAGCACT cagcagcaggagcggCAGGTGGGAGAGGATTCAGGCCTGGTTTCTGGATTTCCCCAACGTCTTCATCCTCAACAACATCAGCGTCAGCATCCTCGTCTAGTCGCCCCCTCCCCCGCCCCATGTCCTGCCTAGCGGGCTTCCTACCCGTGTCCCCCAGGGGGCCTAC GCCCCCCTCGGCCACCTCCGAGTACGTCAACATGGACTTGGGTCCGTCAccgtccccctccccctccccgctATTGCTCACCCCTCTGGGCTTCCCTTCCTTCTCCACC CCGACGCCTCCGCTGCCCTCCGCCACTGCCCCCAAGGCCCGAGACGAGCTTCGGTCCGTGTCGTCCTCCTCCTCACGGTCGGACGAGGCGGGAAAAGAGATGCGGCAGCAGGCGCCGGACTCGCCCACGTCCTGCGGCGACTACACGGAGATGGCCTTCAGCCTGAGCACCAGCACGCCCACCACCTCCCCCAAGGGGCCCTTGCCGGACCGGCCCGAGTCCATCCCCCCGGGGCCAGGCCTGGTGGCCCTGGGCCTGCCGCTGGACTTCCCCCTGGGCGCTAGCAAGCAGGGCCCCAACCCGGACCACGGCGCCAAGGTGATCCGGGCTGACCCGCAGGGCCGTCGGCGCCACTGCTCCGAGACGTTCCTATCGACTGCTGTTGCGGCGGCGGCGGTGCCCGTCTCGTCCTCGGGCTCGTCCTCCTCGTCTTCGTCCTCATCCGTGTCcggcggaggaggagggggagggctcCCCGAGCACGCCCAGGCTGTGGCCAGGCGCCTGGGCTTCGACAGCATCCTCTGGGGCAGCAGCGTCGCCGCCTCCCCGGACTCGCCCTCGCAGCATGGCCCGTCCGTGCTGCCCATCCCCCAGGGTTCGTCTGCCGAGCAGGGCCTCAACTACATCGACCTGGACCTGGCCAACAAGGAGAGCCCTCACTCAGGACTGGAACAGGCTCAGACCATTCCCGCGCGCCTCTTCTCCAGCGTGCTGGGCGGCGGAGCAGTGGGAGTGACCAGCGTGGGCCTCGGAGCAGGAGCGTCCAACCTCAACACCTATGCCAGCATCGACTTCTACAAGTCCGAAGAGCTGCGGACCCACCAGAGTACTGGCAAGGACACCG